A genome region from Homalodisca vitripennis isolate AUS2020 unplaced genomic scaffold, UT_GWSS_2.1 ScUCBcl_3286;HRSCAF=8731, whole genome shotgun sequence includes the following:
- the LOC124372455 gene encoding uncharacterized protein LOC124372455 codes for MHQTVSRLFKNDQIMQQQLKNLFCYLKLNSAVTETKNTVLEAIRQINQFYNGIEKLEGRKLSSDLLSPLEFLKILQEVEKVVPTPAKLHLPVKLENMHEYYSVVIARSYVMEQPLRVLLQLPLKSDDKLFQVYNVYTYPIYDHTLKKWSQWDMTRQNFLVSKDRLQYTLYDETKFSKECLNGRLIVCPLEHVLMSVAKRPSCVSELFIGKMPSCCARKLITGLRSPVLLKTPNHWVYSTSEPHRVTLNCYESNGRINVTSLLMSGVGIITESYKCDVITDEFKVPARIYGSSTHVGQLGRMVIPELKSMFSDDETNLITVDVNATLEVLKGLDDELGSVGVREYPLEWALFHLRSHHDYRRRVQKMSVVAVIGTCIVLSLILLCVFYRHWTRLATWCQSSRLRI; via the coding sequence ATGCATCAAACAGTTAGTAGGCTTTTCAAAAATGACCAAATAATGCaacaacagttaaaaaatttgttctgttatttgaaattaaattcggcagTTACAGAAACCAAGAATACAGTCCTAGAGGCAATTCGTCAAATAAATCAGTTCTATAATGGAATCGAAAAATTGGAAGGGAGAAAGTTAAGCAGTGACTTACTTTCGCCGCTGGAGTTTCTAAAGATTCTGCAGGAAGTAGAAAAGGTTGTACCCACCCCGGCTAAATTGCATTTGCCAGTAAAGCTGGAAAATATGCATGAGTATTATTCGGTTGTCATTGCCCGTAGCTATGTAATGGAGCAACCCCTCAGGGTTCTGCTGCAGTTGCCGCTAAAAAGCGACGATAAATTGTTTCAGGTATACAATGTTTACACTTATCCGATATACGACCACACACTCAAAAAATGGTCCCAGTGGGATATGACAAGACAAAATTTTCTGGTTAGTAAAGATAGATTGCAATATACTTTGTATGATGAGACAAAATTCAGTAAAGAATGCCTAAACGGGCGACTCATTGTGTGTCCGTTGGAGCATGTTCTGATGAGTGTGGCCAAACGACCGAGCTGTGTGTCCGAGCTGTTTATCGGAAAAATGCCCTCTTGCTGTGCACGAAAGTTAATAACTGGATTAAGATCCCCTGTACTATTGAAGACACCCAACCACTGGGTGTACAGCACCTCCGAACCACACCGAGTAACCCTAAATTGTTATGAGAGCAACGGTAGAATAAACGTGACTTCCCTGCTGATGAGTGGCGTTGGAATAATTACGGAATCGTACAAATGTGATGTTATCACGGATGAGTTCAAAGTGCCTGCCCGTATATACGGCAGCAGTACTCATGTGGGACAGTTAGGGAGAATGGTGATCCCAGAACTGAAATCGATGTTCTCTGACGATGAGACGAATCTTATCACTGTTGATGTGAACGCCACTCTAGAGGTCCTGAAGGGCCTGGACGATGAGCTGGGTTCCGTGGGTGTTAGGGAATATCCCCTAGAATGGGCTCTTTTTCATTTGCGGTCCCACCATGACTATAGGCGCAGGGTGCAGAAAATGTCAGTTGTAGCAGTGATAGGAACCTGTATTGTTTTGAGCCTGATCCTGCTGTGTGTGTTTTATAGACACTGGACGAGACTTGCCACCTGGTGCCAGAGCTCCAGACTCCGTATATGA